A section of the Babylonia areolata isolate BAREFJ2019XMU chromosome 1, ASM4173473v1, whole genome shotgun sequence genome encodes:
- the LOC143291429 gene encoding uncharacterized protein LOC143291429 isoform X1: protein MAECTYGYPILTAEECVSFFREVTNSAISEEDFKKPDAKRWQIFYGTLFELMTGRQADLTAQLDSFQSRLHTLADSEYTELHEESLTLMSFTMALQRTMSGAGIEDFTVRDLIEPRPKRLLRIVSGAINFIRFRMYREVVFNKMKDSLERKRESYDYVLKENAELKKTLQAKQTARDSHMMKMTKLQEENDAIALSIQELHKQREVLQRNVSEMKSKLSESNAANDQIKVNILGTKEEGDKLSQRIIQSPERLKAEQERAKNRIMELKVTVQDKHRRLDEVQRQKEQITNQQKGAEIIVRMLRDMSNDSDRLGEMEKESQRLQDTCQELHSTQVEQTARVNSQRQQQASRHDKSAKMDLQYHNKKASMQEQITQLSQLKETLHDPRGSSESKKAELMKEKELIMEETEKKLKEKDANLEQVTNLYSEILQQVDKGNIKVATEFQQVRANFKNCSQES from the exons ATGGCTGAGTGCACCTATGGGTACCCGATTCTCACTGCAGAGGAGTGTGTGTCATTCTTCAGGGAAGTGACCAACAGTGCTATATCTGAAGAAGATTTTAAGAAACCTGAT GCCAAGAGATGGCAGATATTTTATGGAACGCTATTTGAACTGATGACAGGACGTCAGGCTGACTTGACAGCACAG TTGGATTCGTTCCAGAGTCGTCTCCATACCTTGGCGGACAGTGAGTACACGGAGCTGCATGAAGAGTCCTTGACCTTGATGAGCTTCACCATGGCACT ACAGCGGACAATGAGTGGAGCTGGCATTGAGGATTTCACTGTCAGAGATCTGATAGAACCAA GACCAAAGAGGCTGCTTCGCATTGTCAGTGGTGCCATCAACTTCATCAGATTTCGCATGTATCGTGAAGTGGTTTTCAACAAGATGAAAGACAGTCTG GAAAGGAAGCGGGAGAGCTATGATTATGTGCTCAAGGAGAATGCAGAACTAAAGAAGACTCTCCAAGCAAAACAGACAGCACGTGATtcacacatgatgaaaatgaccAAG TTGCAAGAGGAGAACGATGCTATTGCACTCAGCATTCAAGAACTGCACAAACAGCGAGAAGTCCTCCAACGCAACGTGTCGGAAATGAAAAGCAAATTGTCCGAAAGCAATGCTGCAAAT GACCAGATAAAGGTGAACATCTTGGGCACCAAGGAGGAAGGAGACAAGCTGTCGCAGCGCATCATCCAGTCCCCAGAGCGCCTCAAAGCGGAGCAGGAGCGCGCCAAGAACCGCATCATGGAGCTGAAGGTGACAGTGCAGGACAAGCACCGGCGGCTTGACGAGGTGCAACGCCAGAAGGAGCAGATAACCAACCAGCAGAAGGGTGCTGAGATAATTGTGCGCATGCTGAGGGACATGAGCAACGATTCGGACAGGCTAGG agagatggaaaaggAGAGCCAGCGCCTGCAGGACACCTGCCAGGAACTGCACTCCACCCAGGTGGAGCAGACGGCCCGAGTCAACAGCCAGCGACAGCAGCAGGCGTCACGCCACGACAAGTCAGCCAAGATGGACCTGCAGTACCACAACAAGAAGGCCTCCATGCAGGAGcagatcacacagctctcaca ACTGAAGGAGACGCTGCACGATCCCCGGGGGTCCAGTGAGAGCAAGAAGGCTGAgttgatgaaggagaaggagctgattatggaggagacagagaagaagttgAAGGAGAAAGACGCTAACTTGGAACAAGTCACCAACCTCTACTCTGAGATCTTGCAACAG GTGGACAAGGGGAACATAAAGGTGGCGACTGAATTCCAGCAGGTCAGGGCCAACTTTAAAAACTGCAGCCAAGAATCCTAA
- the LOC143291429 gene encoding uncharacterized protein LOC143291429 isoform X2 → MAECTYGYPILTAEECVSFFREVTNSAISEEDFKKPDAKRWQIFYGTLFELMTGRQADLTAQSRLHTLADSEYTELHEESLTLMSFTMALQRTMSGAGIEDFTVRDLIEPRPKRLLRIVSGAINFIRFRMYREVVFNKMKDSLERKRESYDYVLKENAELKKTLQAKQTARDSHMMKMTKLQEENDAIALSIQELHKQREVLQRNVSEMKSKLSESNAANDQIKVNILGTKEEGDKLSQRIIQSPERLKAEQERAKNRIMELKVTVQDKHRRLDEVQRQKEQITNQQKGAEIIVRMLRDMSNDSDRLGEMEKESQRLQDTCQELHSTQVEQTARVNSQRQQQASRHDKSAKMDLQYHNKKASMQEQITQLSQLKETLHDPRGSSESKKAELMKEKELIMEETEKKLKEKDANLEQVTNLYSEILQQVDKGNIKVATEFQQVRANFKNCSQES, encoded by the exons ATGGCTGAGTGCACCTATGGGTACCCGATTCTCACTGCAGAGGAGTGTGTGTCATTCTTCAGGGAAGTGACCAACAGTGCTATATCTGAAGAAGATTTTAAGAAACCTGAT GCCAAGAGATGGCAGATATTTTATGGAACGCTATTTGAACTGATGACAGGACGTCAGGCTGACTTGACAGCACAG AGTCGTCTCCATACCTTGGCGGACAGTGAGTACACGGAGCTGCATGAAGAGTCCTTGACCTTGATGAGCTTCACCATGGCACT ACAGCGGACAATGAGTGGAGCTGGCATTGAGGATTTCACTGTCAGAGATCTGATAGAACCAA GACCAAAGAGGCTGCTTCGCATTGTCAGTGGTGCCATCAACTTCATCAGATTTCGCATGTATCGTGAAGTGGTTTTCAACAAGATGAAAGACAGTCTG GAAAGGAAGCGGGAGAGCTATGATTATGTGCTCAAGGAGAATGCAGAACTAAAGAAGACTCTCCAAGCAAAACAGACAGCACGTGATtcacacatgatgaaaatgaccAAG TTGCAAGAGGAGAACGATGCTATTGCACTCAGCATTCAAGAACTGCACAAACAGCGAGAAGTCCTCCAACGCAACGTGTCGGAAATGAAAAGCAAATTGTCCGAAAGCAATGCTGCAAAT GACCAGATAAAGGTGAACATCTTGGGCACCAAGGAGGAAGGAGACAAGCTGTCGCAGCGCATCATCCAGTCCCCAGAGCGCCTCAAAGCGGAGCAGGAGCGCGCCAAGAACCGCATCATGGAGCTGAAGGTGACAGTGCAGGACAAGCACCGGCGGCTTGACGAGGTGCAACGCCAGAAGGAGCAGATAACCAACCAGCAGAAGGGTGCTGAGATAATTGTGCGCATGCTGAGGGACATGAGCAACGATTCGGACAGGCTAGG agagatggaaaaggAGAGCCAGCGCCTGCAGGACACCTGCCAGGAACTGCACTCCACCCAGGTGGAGCAGACGGCCCGAGTCAACAGCCAGCGACAGCAGCAGGCGTCACGCCACGACAAGTCAGCCAAGATGGACCTGCAGTACCACAACAAGAAGGCCTCCATGCAGGAGcagatcacacagctctcaca ACTGAAGGAGACGCTGCACGATCCCCGGGGGTCCAGTGAGAGCAAGAAGGCTGAgttgatgaaggagaaggagctgattatggaggagacagagaagaagttgAAGGAGAAAGACGCTAACTTGGAACAAGTCACCAACCTCTACTCTGAGATCTTGCAACAG GTGGACAAGGGGAACATAAAGGTGGCGACTGAATTCCAGCAGGTCAGGGCCAACTTTAAAAACTGCAGCCAAGAATCCTAA
- the LOC143280470 gene encoding uncharacterized protein LOC143280470 has translation MDQNFRKRLQKTLYCGELEPEHCPLVLTELAVEYFQDLAPHKLDYVDLQSASTVTSQDSVSASSVAMSMVYAKRLQRRRPDYIAQVSSSDLFIISMMMASKYLYDEGVDGEVFNDEWAENAGLETDEINKMERNFLDALDWDLYIRKEDFDQAMLSIEKSIALREGLRRGWFSYTDLCLLLDETWMQLLGPDKGLEWLQVVAVSSAAYMVGVMNMVGSTILVTNACVALSSVGLLPVLLPALHTNLAAGPALHTSLAAGPALHTNLAAGPALHTNLAAGPGPLPALCPHPALGCPDMPPPVSGLPDNETRQEAEEEESKAGDEPWMGGQSVVDTILSQLMAVLTLKSHLAQFVYAVSDNYASHRDGNHSERKVPQYNHDSCLGDEEGAEGSDPEITTSRLESRLFHIGEAPADLDNVMGPCPKCKKKEADLCSGFVPTLSSCVQGCCKGDCWKGGKDDRDWLSSLKAQHCHEICPLYNCRAQTQSAKRCKNQSLATMSSPFPDIVIGFSTSMPPLVFAA, from the exons ATGGATCAGAATTTTCGAAAGCGCCTGCAGAAAACACTGTACTGTGGGGAACTGGAGCCGGAGCATTGCCCTTTAGTTCTGACAG AGCTGGCAGTTGAGTACTTTCAGGATCTTGCACCCCATAAGCTGGACTATGTGGATCTTCAGTCTGCCTCAACTGTCACAAG CCAGGACTCGGTTTCTGCATCCTCTGTGGCCATGAGCATGGTGTACGCAAAACGTCTTCAGCGCAGACGTCCTGATTACATCGCCCAGGTGTCATCCTCTGACCTCTTCATTATCTCCATG ATGATGGCCTCCAAGTACCTGTATGATGAAGGTGTGGATGGAGAAGTCTTCAACGATGAATGGGCTGAAAATGCAGGACTGGAAACAGATGAAATCAACAAAATGGAAAGGAACTTTCTGGATGCTTTG GACTGGGATCTGTACATCAGGAAAGAGGACTTTGACCAGGCAATGTTATCCATTGAAAAGAG CATTGCCCTGAGAGAAGGCCTGAGAAGGGGTTGGTTCTCCTACACAGACCTCTGTCTGTTGCTGGATGAGACCTGGATGCAGCTGCTGGGGCCGGACAAGGGACTGGAATGGCTACAG GTGGTGGCAGTGAGCTCAGCAGCCTACATGGTCGGAGTGATGAACATGGTGGGGTCCACCATCCTGGTGACCAACGCCTGTGTGGCCCTGTCCTCCGTCGGTCTGCTGCCTGTCCTGTTGCCTGCCCTCCACACCAACCTTGCTGCTGGGCCTGCCCTCCACACCAGCCTTGCTGCTGGGCCTGCCCTCCACACCAACCTTGCTGCTGGGCCTGCCCTCCACACCAACCTTGCTGCTGGGCCTGGTCCACTACCCGCCCTCTGTCCTCACCCAGCTCTGGGCTGTCCTGACATGCCTCCTCCAGTCTCTGGACTGCCGGACAATGAGACCAGGcaagaggcagaggaagaagagTCCAAAGCAGGGGATGAGCCCTGGATGGGTGGTCAGTCCGTTGTGGATACCATACTGTCCCAGCTGATGGCAGTGCTGACCCTGAAGTCTCACCTGGCACAGTTCGTCTATGCTGTCTCTGACAACTACGCCTCCCACAGGGACGGAAACCACTCAGAAAGGAAGGTCCCCCAATACAACCATGACAGCTGCTTGGGAGACGAGGAGGGAGCAGAAGGCAGTGACCCAGAAATCACCACAAGCCGTTTGGAGTCACGTCTGTTCCACATTGGGGAAGCGCCTGCTGATCTGGACAATGTTATGGGACCTTGCccgaaatgcaaaaaaaaagaggcagatcTCTGTTCTGGTTTTGTTCCCACCCTCTCAAGCTGTGTGCAGGGCTGCTGTAAAGGTGACTGCTGGAAAGGTGGTAAAGATGACAGGGACTGGTTGAGCAGCCTGAAGGCCCAGCATTGTCATGAGATTTGTCCTCTGTACAACTGTAGAGCGCAAACGCAGTCTGCCAAACGTTGCAAGAACCAATCCCTTGCAACCATGTCCAGTCCGTTCCCAGACATTGTCATTGGATTCTCAACAAGTATGCCTCCACTTGTTTTTGCTGCCTGA